From Asterias rubens chromosome 20, eAstRub1.3, whole genome shotgun sequence, one genomic window encodes:
- the LOC117303870 gene encoding uncharacterized protein LOC117303870 gives MAVTRYIAGLLLVALVVNGQELGDFQEPLSLGASLQQIHPFMGKLMNSNFPCEFCEEFFDFLLNVTTSKDTLDGIEQLLLTVCEWAPFVLYQDCRNFVKQVPSIVDMLAKQYLNGSENCAPLCNKIGEGNRMQDAMNFMKLMNAMPMKRPEQRP, from the exons ATGGCTGTTACACGATACATAGCTGGGTTGCTTCTGGTTGCACTGGTTGTTAACGGACAGGAAC TTGGAGACTTCCAGGAACCTTTGTCGCTGGGCGCATCTTTGCAGCAGATTCATCCATTCA TGGGAAAATTGATGAACTCCAACTTCCCTTGCGAATTCTGTGAAGAATTTTTCGACTTCCTCTTGAACGTCACAACAAGCAAAGATACCTTG GATGGCATCGAGCAGCTGTTGTTAACCGTGTGTGAATGGGCACCTTTTGTTCTCTACCAAGATTGCCGCAACTTTGTGAAACAGGTCCCGAGCATTGTGGATATGTTGGCGAAACAATATCTT AATGGTTCCGAAAACTGTGCTCCTCTCTGTAACAAGATCGGAGAAGGTAACCGCATGCAAGATGCGATGAACTTCATGAAATTGATGAACGCCATGCCGATGAAGCGCCCCGAGCAAAGGCCTTAG
- the LOC117303967 gene encoding uncharacterized protein LOC117303967 codes for MAASYYLIGILVLAVIVSGQEVGSVAEGNFLCPYCEKAVEELKQYATSNATLAQVEKFAVFNCEFVPFEFHTQCLDLAKQLPGLIRTFAEQYLNPQLVCTKVCSAIDLTAKVGSVAEGNFLCPYCEMAVEELKQYATSNATLAEVEELVEFYCDFAPSAFHSQCLGLAKQLPGLIKAFAEQYLNPKLACMEVCPAGELTAKVGSVAEGNFLCPYCEKAVEELKQYATSDATLAEVEQLVEFYCSFAPSAFHSQCLDLAKQLPGLIKAFAEQYLNPELACMGVCPAGEFTANAVVDKNVIVSLAPLFGKMAGNLKGDFACVVCENSVGLLRNITLNQEVMASVEKFWEGLCVFTPYMYYQNCLDFVKTVPGMIQLFAQEYLNPVKDCARVCPARESLFQNDRHTNLFKMFQSMKARK; via the exons ATGGCCGCCTCATATTACTTGATTGGGATTCTTGTTCTGGCAGTGATTGTCAGCGGGCAAGAAG TTGGATCTGTGGCCGAGGGTAATTTTCTTTGCCCCTATTGTGAGAAGGCCGTCGAGGAGTTGAAGCAGTACGCGACAAGCAATGCAACATTG GCCCAGGTGGAGAAATTTGCCGTGTTTAATTGCGAATTTGTACCTTTCGAGTTCCACACCCAATGTCTGGACCTGGCCAAACAACTCCCTGGCCTCATTAGGACGTTTGCTGAGCAGTACTTG AACCCACAACTTGTCTGCACGAAAGTTTGCTCTGCGATAGACCTCACTGCAAAGG TTGGATCTGTGGCCGAGGGTAATTTTCTTTGCCCCTATTGTGAAATGGCCGTCGAGGAACTGAAGCAGTACGCGACAAGCAATGCAACATTG GCCGAGGTGGAGGAACTTGTAGAGTTTTATTGCGACTTTGCTCCTTCCGCGTTCCACTCCCAATGCCTGGGCCTGGCCAAACAACTCCCTGGCCTTATTAAGGCGTTTGCTGAGCAGTACTTG AACCCCAAACTTGCCTGCATGGAAGTTTGCCCTGCGGGAGAATTGACTGCAAAGG TTGGATCTGTGGCCGAGGGTAATTTTCTTTGCCCCTACTGTGAAAAGGCCGTCGAGGAGTTGAAGCAGTACGCGACAAGCGATGCAACATTG gccGAGGTAGAGCAACTTGTAGAGTTTTATTGCAGCTTTGCACCTTCCGCGTTCCACTCCCAATGCCTGGACCTGGCCAAACAACTCCCTGGCCTAATTAAGGCGTTTGCTGAGCAGTACTTG AACCCCGAACTTGCCTGCATGGGAGTTTGCCCTGCAGGAGAATTCACTGCAAATG ctGTTGTAGACAAGAATGTGATAGTCAGTCTTGCTCCACTGT TTGGAAAAATGGCGGGAAACTTGAAGGGTGACTTTGCGTGCGTCGTCTGTGAAAATAGCGTCGGTTTGTTGAGAAACATCACCCTCAACCAAGAGGTTATG GCCTCCGTAGAGAAATTTTGGGAGGGTCTTTGTGTTTTCACACCCTACATGTATTACCAGAACTGCCTGGATTTCGTCAAGACAGTGCCAGGTATGATCCAGCTCTTCGCACAAGAGTACCTG AACCCGGTCAAGGATTGTGCGCGTGTCTGCCCTGCTAGAGAATCGCTTTTCCAGAATGACCGTCACACCAATCTCTTCAAGATGTTCCAATCCATGAAGGCCAGGAAGTAG